In a single window of the Hypanus sabinus isolate sHypSab1 chromosome 15, sHypSab1.hap1, whole genome shotgun sequence genome:
- the si:ch211-39i2.2 gene encoding DNA damage-inducible transcript 4-like protein-like, with amino-acid sequence MVMMYVRTLGGAGPYSTRTSPAAHEEDGVVQLMKKLLQNSFAGEAITNSKKIKHDENPFERHFSVDNEHLIPTSDMYFVNQSGNDFIVLEEFLEEKTCQHLAKQIEYCLSTSKKSQLQCQELLIPQYMIRRIAQDVVRMAASEPCGLRGAVIYVNLEHENTNKKLGKIVYDSTVIPTFELTLVFKQDNNSWPSLRDFFSIGTCFTHASRRVLKLSPGFRLVKRKLYSSVGPIIEEC; translated from the exons ATGGTGATGATGTACGTCCGGACTTTAGGAGGCGCGGGTCCTTATAGTACCAGGACGAGTCCTGCCGCCCATGAAGAGGATGGTGTGGTCCAGCTGATGAAGAAACTCCTTCAGAATAGCTTCGCTGGCGAAGCGATAACAAATTCAAAGAAGATAAAGCATGATGAAAACCCCTTTGAGAGGCATTTTAGCGTAGATAACGAACACCTAATTCCTACTTCAG ATATGTATTTTGTGAATCAGTCTGGTAACGATTTTATTGTTTTGGAGGAATTTTTGGAAGAGAAGACCTGCCAGCATCTCGCTAAGCAGATAGAGTACTGTTTGTCCACTTCAAAGAAATCCCAGTTGCAATGCCAGGAGCTCTTGATCCCTCAGTATATGATCCGACGAATAGCACAGGATGTAGTTCGAATGGCTGCCAGTGAGCCCTGTGGACTGCGTGGCGCTGTGATCTATGTTAATTTGGAACACGAGAATACAAATAAGAAGCTGGGGAAAATAGTGTATGACAGCACTGTCATTCCTACCTTTGAGCTGACTCTGGTCTTTAAACAAGATAACAACTCCTGGCCCAGTCTAAGAGATTTCTTTTCCATAGGTACCTGCTTCACACACGCATCAAGAAGGGTTTTGAAACTTAGCCCAGGATTTAGATTAGTGAAAAGAAAGTTGTATTCCTCAGTTGGACCAATTATTGAAGAATGCTGA